A stretch of the Serratia marcescens genome encodes the following:
- the csrD gene encoding RNase E specificity factor CsrD, with product MRFTTKLSALITLLVALAMFLMLMGCSYSFFYVTQDRQERRLDSLVTTLDQAMLSEPPQEQEKWLPIVMRTLGIVSIRIEAGTSQLLDYKLPTVKKEHWDALNGYRQVSRPLLQHPGSTLHITYRDPFASDVRTLQSTAAVTLSIVVMVVVLLFSLRWLREQADGEDRLERRARRILNGERENVMQGDVREWPANVSGALDRLLADLAEAREERSRVDTLIRAFAAQDAKTGLNNRLFFDNQLTTQLEDEGSHGIVMMVRLPDFETLRETHGSVAVQELMYSLVNLLSTFVMRYPSALLARYFHSDFTVLLPHRTLKEADGIASQLVNAIDALPSTALIDREAFLHIGIVAYRSGQTTEQVIDYAEQATRHATLQGENGWYVYDSQVPEKGRGSVKWRTLLEQVLARGGPRLYQKPAVTVGGEVHHREIMSRIYDGTQELLPAEYMPLVQQLGLAESYDRQQVSRVIPLLAQWPEETLAFPLCVDSILQRSFQRWLRDTLLQCEKSQRRRILIELAEADVCQHIDRLRPVLRLLSGLGCRLAVSKAGLTVVSTSYIKSLQVEIVKLHPGLVRSIDKRDENQLFVQSLTGACAGTRAQVFAAGVRTRNEWQTLKDRGIHGGQGDFFAPPEPIDAGRKKYSRRYRV from the coding sequence ATGCGATTTACCACCAAACTCTCTGCATTGATCACTCTGTTGGTCGCGCTGGCGATGTTTTTGATGCTGATGGGATGCTCATACAGCTTCTTTTACGTTACCCAGGATCGCCAGGAGCGCCGCTTGGATTCGCTGGTCACCACTCTCGATCAAGCCATGCTGAGCGAGCCGCCGCAGGAACAGGAGAAATGGTTGCCGATCGTCATGCGCACGCTCGGCATCGTGTCGATCCGCATAGAGGCCGGTACCAGCCAACTGCTCGACTATAAATTACCGACGGTCAAAAAAGAGCACTGGGATGCGCTGAACGGCTATCGTCAGGTCTCGCGTCCCCTGTTGCAGCATCCGGGCAGCACGCTGCACATTACCTATCGCGATCCCTTCGCCAGCGACGTGCGCACGTTGCAATCCACCGCCGCCGTCACGCTGTCGATCGTCGTGATGGTGGTGGTTTTGCTGTTCAGCCTGCGCTGGCTGCGTGAGCAGGCCGACGGTGAAGATCGCCTGGAACGCCGCGCGCGGCGCATTCTGAACGGCGAGCGTGAAAACGTCATGCAGGGCGACGTGCGTGAGTGGCCGGCCAACGTCAGCGGCGCGCTCGACCGCCTGCTGGCCGATCTGGCGGAAGCGCGGGAAGAGCGCAGCCGGGTCGATACGCTGATCCGCGCCTTCGCCGCGCAGGACGCCAAAACCGGGCTGAATAACCGCCTGTTCTTCGATAACCAATTGACCACTCAGCTGGAAGACGAAGGCTCGCACGGCATCGTGATGATGGTGCGGCTGCCCGATTTCGAGACCCTGCGCGAGACGCACGGCAGCGTGGCGGTGCAGGAGCTGATGTATTCGCTGGTCAACCTGCTGTCTACCTTCGTGATGCGCTACCCGTCGGCGCTGCTGGCGCGCTATTTCCACAGCGATTTTACCGTGTTGTTGCCGCATCGAACCCTGAAGGAGGCCGATGGCATCGCGTCACAGCTGGTCAATGCCATCGATGCCTTGCCTTCCACGGCGCTGATCGATCGCGAGGCCTTCCTGCACATCGGCATCGTGGCGTACCGCAGCGGTCAAACTACCGAGCAGGTGATCGATTATGCGGAGCAGGCGACGCGCCACGCTACGCTGCAGGGCGAAAACGGTTGGTATGTGTACGACAGCCAGGTGCCGGAAAAGGGGCGCGGCAGCGTCAAATGGCGCACGCTGCTGGAACAGGTGCTGGCGCGCGGCGGCCCGCGGCTGTATCAGAAACCGGCGGTGACCGTGGGAGGCGAGGTACATCATCGCGAGATCATGAGTCGGATCTATGATGGCACCCAGGAATTGCTGCCGGCGGAATATATGCCGCTGGTGCAGCAGCTCGGCTTGGCGGAGAGTTACGATCGCCAACAGGTGAGCCGCGTCATCCCCTTGCTGGCGCAGTGGCCCGAAGAAACGCTGGCGTTCCCGCTGTGCGTGGACTCGATTTTGCAGCGCTCTTTCCAGCGCTGGCTGCGCGATACGCTGTTGCAGTGCGAAAAAAGTCAGCGTAGGCGAATTCTGATTGAACTTGCAGAGGCAGATGTGTGTCAACATATCGACCGTTTGCGTCCGGTGCTGAGGTTGCTGTCAGGGCTGGGCTGCCGCCTCGCGGTGTCCAAAGCGGGTTTAACCGTGGTCAGTACGTCCTATATCAAGTCGCTGCAGGTGGAGATCGTCAAGCTCCACCCGGGGCTGGTGCGGAGTATCGATAAGCGGGACGAAAATCAGCTGTTCGTGCAGAGCCTGACCGGCGCCTGCGCGGGCACGCGCGCGCAGGTGTTCGCCGCCGGCGTACGCACGCGCAACGAGTGGCAGACGCTGAAAGATCGTGGGATCCACGGCGGGCAGGGCGACTTTTTCGCGCCGCCGGAACCGATCGACGCGGGGCGTAAAAAATATTCACGTCGTTATCGCGTTTAA